A region of the Cannabis sativa cultivar Pink pepper isolate KNU-18-1 chromosome 3, ASM2916894v1, whole genome shotgun sequence genome:
GTTGCCCCAttttgaaggagatgaagatagTAACCTCTATCTATCATCTCACGATGAAATTCCCTACCCCCGCGGGTGTGGGATCTGTGCGAGGAGTCCAATCGAATTCAAGAGAGTGCTATAACACATCATTAAAACTCGCAGAAAAGAAGAAGTCAGTAAATGTGATATATTTACTGGAAGCATCACCTCCTCGACAAGAAGTTTTCAGAATTGAGGAGATACCGCATGTAAAAAAGCCCGATCTGGATTCGAGGATCCTCGATTACACTAATACCGCACAAGCTACAAAGGATACAATTGAGGCACCAATCGATCCTTCTGATCataataaagttttaaaaattggttctaaactAACCTTTCTACAGCGAGAAAAGATTGTCACTTTTCTCAAACAAAATTTAGATGTTTTCACGTGGAAATACTCAGACATGGTCGGAATATCACCGCAAGTCATGTGTCATTgattgaacattgaccccgaagtgtgaggtgtccgacaaaagcacCGCAAaatggtgttgggttttatgccctaaataaaactcatttcaatataatcagatttacttattaatatagatcagaaataacatttaatgttgcatggttcacatgatttatttcatgattatatgtacataatgtataaattcatctgaaacccttttcacatacttgaccctgtttattgtgtcgtcaacacattggaaagtaaacatgactatgtgaataaagtttcctagatttatcagacatagggttttactgatatgataatctacaacagagtttacttgcatttggagaagtgctatggtctttccagagcattggttaaagtaaagctcaggttggatgcatggagtatgcatcggaagggaccgatattgaactttgacttagatttattaaacttaccgtaatatctattcaagtcaatatcgcctagttgatcctagatcaaatgttcttaatcctgttatgattaggctcaatcttgaaaggctattcgtgttctttgattttttagttaagcctacttttaggtcagggtgatacgtacaaaacacggtagtgcaattgagtgggagcgctagcataaacatggaatctatagcttctatctggcgaatagtaaacaaaggatgatctccttcgagcttgaccaaacgaacataaatggtggagtactcatttcacataagctgaaatatcatttatacggggttaagtgttttaaggaataaatacaatgtagggtgtaacggtaatctaatccctttacagtgtagatcattcatatagaggatcattgatcacattaggattataacaatggataactaatgatgcatctatatggtggaacatatagggcattctatatactgagagtgcaattctaagttctatgcgtggattcaacgaagaattaataagttagtgaattttagtaataaattcttgatctacttattggaagctcggttatatagacccatggtccccgcactagttgagataatattgcttgtaagactcatgtaattggttttgattaatcaattataattctcaaattagactatgtctatttgtgaattttttcactaattaagggcgaaattgtaaagaaagagttttaggggcatatttgttaattatgatactttgtatggttcaattaataaatatgataaatgacaatattatttaataattatttatagttattaaatagttagaattggcatttaaatggttgaattagaaaattggcgtttttgagaaaatcagatgcagaaaagataaaactgcaaaattacaaaaagtgaggcccaaatccactagtatagggccgaccacttttataggaatttacctctgatattttcattattttaatgccaaataattcaaacctaaccctagtggaatgctataaatagatagtgaaggcttcaggaaaattacacttttcttttgacagttctgattcagaaaaaactgagcctctctctctctccctatctttggccgaacccactctctctttcttcttccttaaatttcgaaattcttagtgtatgagtagtgcccacacacagcaagtgatacctcaaccatagtgaggaagatcgtgaagaaagactttcagcaagaaggagtttcagcatcaaagattcagagaaagagattcaggttcgtatattgataatgctcgctacgtaaaggaatcaagggctagatatctgaacggaaggagtcattatattccgctgcacccaatgtaaggtttcctaaactttatatgtgtttatttcatcgttttagaaagttcatatttagggtgttaatcaacatacttgtgagtagatctaagatcctggtaaaataaatttccaacaaatggaccccgcgaggtaccaagcgcttaAAAAAGAAGTGGATCGCCTTTTGGCATGTGGCTTCATAAGGGAGTCATTCTACCCAAACTAGTTAGCAAATCCCGTactggtgcccaagccaaatggttcatggcgcacatgcgtcGATTTCACTGATTTAAACAAAGCATGTCCTAAGGACAATTTTCCTTTACCAAGCATTGACCAACTTGTTGATGCTACCACAGGTCATGAACTTCTTAGcatcatggatgcatactcagGTAATGCCCTTTGGTTTGATAAACGTAGGAGCAACATATTAGAGGTTGGTTaacatgatgttcgcagatctaaTTGGCAAGACGATGGAGGTGTATGTTAAcaatatgctcgtaaaatctcaacatgTGAGGGACCATGTCACTCATCTTGAGGCCATGTTCAAAATCCTGCGATAATATAAAATGCGACTCAACCCCCTCAAATGTATCTTTGGAGTGGGCTCAGGAAAATTACTCGGATTTATGGTAAATTAGCGAGGAATCAAAGCTAATCCTGCGAAAATAAAAGCTTTGGTGGAGATGCGATCTCCTACCAAACCAAAAGAAGTCCAAAGCCTTACAGGTAAAGTCGCTGCATTAATCGCTTTATATCACGTTCCTTTGATAAATGTAAAGAGTTTTTTCAAATTCTTAAAGGAAATAAAAAGTTTCAAATGGACTGAAAAGTGTGAAGAAGATTTTCATGCCCTAAAAACGCACTTGGGCAACCCCCGATACTATCCAAGCCGATGCTTGGAGAAGTTTTATCAATCTACCTCCCAGTGTCCGAATACGCGATTAGTTCAGGTCCGCGAAGACCAAGGTAGACAACATCCGGTATACTATGTGAGCAAGTGTCTCTTGGACACTGAAACCCGTTATCCGCAAATGGAACGGCTAGCATTTGCACTGTGATCGCTTCAAGAAAGTTGTGATCTTATTTTCAAGCACACATCATTGAGGTTTTAACAAAATATCCCTTACGGTAAGTTTTGGCCAAACCAGAAGCATCAGGGAGATTACTCAAATGGTCAGTAGAAGTGAGCCAATTCGACATTAGGTATAAACCAAGATCGGTAATCAAGGGACAGGCCCTTGCGGATTTCATACTCGAGTTTCCAAATGACGAGGTGGCCATAATCACAGAAGAGCGAGTTGACCCCAACGTACCAACAGGCGAAGGGTGGACTCTGTATGTTGATGGGGCATCCAACAATGAAGGATCAGGGGGTGGAATAATCATCATAAGTCCCAACAAATTCAAGGTACACCCTGCCCTCAGATTTGAATTTCCTGTATCTAACAACGAAGTCGAATATGAGGCTCTAATCGCAAGATTAAAGCtcgctctcgagatgaaagtcaaGTACCTTCAAGCATTTAGCGACTCGCAAATCGTAGTTTGCCAAGTCAATGGAGTGTACCTGGGCAAAGGACGATGTTTGGCCTAATATCTTTCTTATATTTGTGAGTTattacaaaagtttaaaaaaatagttgttTGTAGAATACCTCGTGCTTACAATTCACATGCAGATACCTCATAATTTCtgtagaatcacccaaaaatatatatggttttaaattttaataattgttttattttaaaatattattattattattattaataaatatttctttattttttttttttaattttaaaaagagaaTAAAGAATTTTGTTATGGTGATTCTAGTGCCAAAGCTGAAGAAACCATTTTAGCAATGAGGAAGACGATAGACAGTGGCCAGTCCAGCTGAGAATGGCTAGTGCCGACTGTAAACAACCAGCAAGTTCAAGACTTGAACTTCTTCTCTGATATTCTGACCCACCCACCCACCCACCAAGtaatgttttcttttttttttttttttgtttacacTACTCcactctacttttttttttaaaaaaaaaatattgttagtATATAAACTGGACATCGCAATCGGAATGTGTTTATCTTTCTATCTGTCTgaatagaataataaagaaagagAGGGAAAAAGAGATGGGTCAGCTTCTTCTTCAGAATTCACTCCAAGAGCTTCTCTTTTGTGGAAAATTTAACCGCCCAAAGGTGCACAACTACAGGCCATGTTGGTTTGTCGACGGGTGTGTTCAATCTATGCGATCTTTCACATGTCGCAGTCTTCATTATTCCATTCAAGGTCTTTTCCTTTCCcccttttccttttttttatataatttatgtgtTTTGTATTTGAATTTCAAAGTTACTTGGCAGGAAGTTGGAAGTTGGCTAATCATTTTGAAGACCCAATTACTCATAATAATGTAACAATTTTCTTCAAGTATTaaaatgtttttttatttttgggcttGTGGTTGGAGTTTGGACTGTGAATTTCATATCAGAACTGGGTTTTGCTCTCAGGTCTTTGATTGTAGTGAAGGAGAGTCAGACACCTTACCTTACGTTCAAACTCTTAGAAAATTTCCAAAGCAAGAGCTTCTTAGAAAGGCTGTATTGGTTAGGTTTGATTCTACCATTTTGCTTCAAGAAGAGGCTGATCATATAGCTCAATCACCCTCCAATGCACTCTTAACTATTAGGTATTTACTTGAAGCTGGAGCTAAAGTCATTCTAGTTAGTGATTGGAGTGTGCGAAATAACTTAAAGCTCTTTGATTCAGAGTCCATTGCAGGTGAAGTTTTGAGAAGAATGTCTTTGTTATGCGTTTTCTTTTCTAATCTCCTGTTATTGCTGTTTTGGTTCACATATACAAGAAAGTTAGTAAGTGTATACAATTCGGGAGTAGTATTACCTGAGCAAAGTTTTACAGTTCATGGACAGTAGAAGTAGCTAGCATTAAAACATAGTTCAATGCTATTTATATTTCAGATATCTTGTCATCTAGGCTGCAATATAAAGTTGTTCCTGTACGGCACATTTCTCCTGTGAGACTACCAGAGATGGAAAGCTCTGAGAGAGCAGATATTTTTCTTCTAGATAATCTATCAGAGTTTAAATTGGAAGTTGCTAACTGCCCAAAGTTTGCTGAAGAACTGTCACTGGGAATTGATGTTTTTGTTAACGATTCCTTTTCCCATTCTCATAAAATTCTTGCATCAACTGTTGGTGTTACACGCTTCTGCGATGTGTGTGTAGCTGGTTTTCAATTTGAAGAGAGCCTAAAGCAGCTTAGAAATGTGAAGGGAACCAAAAAAAGAGAACCTTATATGGCAATTGTAGGTTGCTATATGTGCcaatttgttttataatttcttGTTTTTTCTATCCAATTTGTCACATTGGCTAATTTTTCTCTTCTCTAAGTGAGCTTATAATAATCTTCCACTTGCTTTTTATTATGCTGTTTTCATCTGTAGATTGGAGGGGGCAATTTTCTTGATAAAGCCTCTGCATTGCAATTTTTGGCTTCCAGATGTGAAGCATTGATCTTTGTTGGAATGATGTCTATTCAAATCATGCATGTCCTGGGCCTATCAGTTCCTTTAAATCTGGTGGAACATGGGGCACTTAAAGAATCTTTAGATGTAGTCCAGTTCGCACAAAGTAGAAATGTACAAATTGTGTATCCCAAAGATTTTTTGTGCAAGAATGTTCAACTTCCAAATCAATTAGAGATATTTCCTTCTCATCGTGTTTTGGATGGTAAGATTGCACTTCACAGTTCTTTCCTTCAATGCATTTTTCTTGCCCTGAATCTTTtacatcatcatcattattattattatgtttaattTAATGAGATGCACATATAAGCACTTGCCCCTCAAGAAAATCACACACACTCACCCTCCAACTACTCGGGATTTGGGCTAGCCTCAACTCACTTTTCGTTAAAAATGCTCGAGGAATGACTAGTCATATAATTTTATCCCTGACCTGATTCTGCTGGTTGTGcacctttttattattatcattattattatatttggtcAATTTATCCTGATATTCAGAAtaatgtgatattttatttcctATGCTAGGATGGGTACCTGTTGATATTGGACCTGTAACATTGGATGAAATAAAGTCCTTGCTTACAAAATGCAAGGTAAATTAAAACTATTTTCACGTAGCACTTTAATGTGGGAAACCACTTTTTCATtacaaatactattttaaaatcgAATTGACATATCAAAACTCCAAGGACATAATATGAAGCAGTAAATATATCACCCACCATACGGTAGTTTACTTGCTTACTCTTTAtttcttttctctctcaatGCTCGTGCAGAGAAGATTGGCTGATGCGGTGTTCTTCTATAAAAAAATAGCTCTTCTAAATGCATCTAGGACAGCTGACTAAGACTAGGAGCCTTATAAAGTAAACTATCAAGCATACAACAAAAACTGAAAGCAGTTTAGCACATCCCGATAAATAGTCTTCTTTATATTTATGCACAAATTGTATTATTACCGCCTATAACTACGAGAGTTTTATGAATCGTAACAAGATAACTTTATTATTGCTGAAAACATTTGAGCTTTATCCTGAATGTTGAAATGATTGCTTCTTatttgagctttattattatttttattatgattattattatttattaggcTGTTCTTTCCTTTTTTTCATTTGTGGTTTCTATTGCAAAAAAGCTCGTCATaagaaaatcaaaatgcaaattTCTTTTGTACTGATAATTCCTTGCACTCCTACAGAAAAAATCAAAAGTGTAAAATATTGAAGTTTGTAGTGACCTGTCTTCTGTTCTTCCTGTTACTACTATGTTGAGGACTTTCTTTACTGATTGTTCGATAAATTCACTTTACACATTGTTCTTGCTGATATTTTGTTGATAATCATATGTAAATATATGCTCGTAATGTCAGAAAACTATGTGGATTGGTCCAGTGAAATTTCACAAGAGCAGCTGTATAAGTGGAGCATCTAAACTAGCTCAAATTCTTACTCAACTTAGTCAAAATGAATGTGATGTAACTGTTGTTGGGAATATTGCATGTGAAGCACTAATGAAGGAACCAAATCCTGTCTCTGTTTGCAATATGATATACAAAGCTTCAGTTGTATGGGAATATCTAAAAGGAAGAAAGCTTCCAGGGGTTCTGGCCTTAGATAGGGTATGGTTTGTCTTCTTGATCTGTTTCCTGAATAACATCTACAACTCATGTAAACCAAACCATGACTGTGAGTTATTGTATGACCGAAACTTTTTCGAAATTTGTGTCTTATATCTAAGGTTAGGGGTAGCATTGCCTATGGCTAGGGACATAAGGttaatatacttaaattatatcattttattCTAATGTATAAAAGTTCATAAAGGTCCACTTTCAAAGTATTGGTCGTTATTTTCAAATCTCAACACAATTTCTTGGTGCAGGCATATCCATTTGATACCGATTGGAATTCTGTGTTTGTTGATCCATCTAAGCCTTTGGTAGTTGATATTGGAAGTGGTACGGTTACCCTAGCCCACCCCCATTTTTTTTCATACTCCTACCTATTGCTTAATTTTCTTATTGCTTAGTGAGTGTAATTGAAGgtcaaatagaaaagaaatgaaGAGTAGGCATTCTTCTCAAAGTTAGCAAGTATAGATAAAAATGATTTCACCCGAGTAGGACTATAAAAGAATGAGATGGATTTTCAATATTTCTGAATGAAATATTCCTAGTTACATTTTGCTTTATTAGGCTGAAATTGCTATTCTTTTTTCCTCCATTAACTTTCAGATAGTGAATGACAGGCAATGGAATTTTTCTTCTGGGAATGGCCAATCGAAGGAAAGATTTGAACTTTCTTGGGTTAGAGATCAACGAAAAGGTTATTTTCCTTTCAAATTTTCACCCTGGATCAGTGAATCCTATGTTCTTAGTCTTCACTGTATAACAATTGCTTTTGCACTCTTCTTTCAGCTCGTCAGACGTTGTTTGGATTCCATTAATAGACTTCCGATGAAAAATGGGTATGTACTTAACTTTAGAACCTGTAGGAGTTATGGCATTACTGTTGATTTGTTGGTCTAACAAGTTCAACCATTTAGCTTTTAGAAGATGGTTAAAACTAAACGAAATTATCAACCATTAAGCTTTACAAATTCACGTTTCTTTTTCCTATTAAAGAATCAATTCTCATCAGTTGTTTTGAATGTGTACAGATTTTGACTTGTATTCATCTTAATTTCTCTTAACCAGTGAATCTAATCAGTGTTTTCTTTCTGAACCGTGTTGATGAAAGCTGAATCTTTTATCTGGCCTTTGTGTGTTGCCATTGTCTACATCAGGTACTTCATTGCGACGAATGCAACATCGACTTTCCGTTCTATTGTTTCTAGCTATCCTGGAGAGTTGTTTCTTGTGTCAGTACAGGTTGAGAATAAGCTTATTAGCTATTGTCATTATAAAAATTCACTTCTAGAAAAGGCTCAAATGGAGTTCCAACTGTTGAATTGTAAAATTATAGATAGTAAAGTTATTGCTATTTCATCATAATAAGCAAATATAGGATACAGTGAATGCATCCCAGTCAATTGCTTCAAACTCAAACAAAGTCAATTTTAGTTTCTCGTAGTGTCATTATTACTCTTGCACTACCATGATGgtttttttttccaataaaatTGATAGTATAGTCAAATAATGTTCAAAATAGTAATTTCTTACAAGTGATTAtctaaaatcttatttttaccaaataGTTAATTGTGAAATTTTAAGTTGAGGTTGGAAATACATATTCATCTATCATTTAACATTTTTGACATACAATTATGAATTATGATAAAAAGTTGAGGAGAGCATATGTACTCCCCGAGCATGATCTGGCTCCTGtcaatgaatatgaaatattataTGGATCTGTAACTCAAGTAGGACCTCCTTTCTTTCTCAATGTAGTGCCCAAATCCTGATTTCAACAATCCAGAACATAGATGGAGAATGGTACAGAGGTCATTGGTAGAAGCTATAGTGGAACTCCTTGTACCAAATGGGAAGGTAATATTACTTTTGGAATCCACattggcaaaaaaaaattattcatgtGACACCTAAAGAAACTCAATTTTAGGACCTCATTTTCCATGGTTTTTAGTGTTGAAATTTCACAATCGAATCCATGTTAAATATATGGTATTGATTTGTTCTTTATGTTTCTCATTTCTTTCACCTTTATTTGGGGataaatttttgtattttccAGGTCTTTTTGCAATCTGACATAGAAGCTGTTTCACTGAGAATGAAAGAAGAGTTTCTGAAATATGGCAAAGGTAGACTAGTTGTGCATGAAGGAGGCAATGCCATAACAAGTGAAGGGTGGCTCAAGGAGAATCCATTTGGAATTCGGTCAGATTGGGAACGACATGTCTTAGATCGCGGTGATCCTATGTACAGATTAATGCTATCTAAATTAACCAATGTTGAAATGTGAAGCTATTCTGAGGGTATGATGTGTGAAACCATCATCACCATATGTGTAGTGATTGTCTGATTGATCATCTTGAATAGTTCATTTGTATGGCTAGGTGGTTAGCCAGTTTTGAATCACCACCCTTTGTTTTGAGACACTCTTTTTTCTGAGCTATATAGTAAAAAACATAATTTCCAACTGGGTTTCTCAATTTACATATAGTTTCAGCAACAATGTAGGGACAGTGCTTAGCAAATAGCTATGCTAAGAGGAATTTTAAGAGAATGCTCAACTAAGCCTTTTGACTTCTGCAATTCAATATACATACAGGTGTGATAATACAACTGATTTCTAGAAATATAACAATTAACTAAAGCCAGCTAATATACAACCAAGACACAGCTGGAACCAAACTAATTCTGTTAGACTAAACTAACTCAAGAAACTAATTGGGCTCTATTTCCTCTATCCTAACACTCCCTTTAAATTGGAAGGAGCATCATCTACATTCAGCTTGAATTGAAGATAGAGGAATTGAGCTTCGCTTAACGGTTTGGTGATTGTATCAACAACCTATTATCGAGTTGGTACATATTGAACTTCAAGGAGCTAACCAGAAATCTTCTCTCGAATAAAATGAACATCGAGTTTGATATGCTTAGTACGTGCGTGGAACGCAGGATTAGAGGCCAAAGCTCAAGCACTTAAGTTGTCACACCATAAGATCAGAGATTGAGAACTGCCAAAGGAAATTTGTAATTCCTGAAACGAAAATTACAACTACAAAATCTCAGTGGCAGCTTGAACAAGTGCATGATATTCCAATTCTGTGCTAGAACGAGCAACAACATGTTGCTTTTTGGCACTCCAAGCAATGAGATTACCACCTAGAAGGATGCAGTTACCTGTAGTAGAACGACGATCATCCAAACAACTTGCCCAATCAACATCTACATAACCTTGAAGACCAAACTGttagaatatattttactaggacttagatttactaacaagtatgtttttaacatcctaaatatgaacttctaaaacgatgaaaaatAAACACAGtatgagaaatcttacattggttgcagcggaattaaaatGACttcttccgctcagatctctaacccttgtatcctttctgtagcatagtataatcaagatctaagctTGACACTCCTTcaattgtttggattcttcgcagtcttacacactatgattgaggactaacttgctatgggtgggcatgcactcaatcactaaggctcgattttttttttttttttttttttcgagagTGATTTAAATCACTATGATAATCGTTGACGCAAAAAAAATTCCAGTCAACAAACTAATTGTCTAGCCAAAGATATACAAAGTCAGAATATGAGTCACTACAAACAAAACGACTTATATAAGACCAAGTTATCTcaaaaaattagacaaaataCCTTGAGACCACCTTCAAGAGGCATCCGATGTAAACAAACACCTTGACCAAAACTACTTACAAAATAAATAGATGTATAAATGTGGATTAACACACTATACAAAGATaatgttttgaatttttaaattaaggataaaattcaattattattataacaagAAAAAACTTATCTTTGAAGCTTTTTTATTGTAATAGATAAGTCTTCCAAGGTAGAATTATACTAGCCAATATAACCTACAAACATATATAAGATTTAAGAGATTAATCAAACTAAATAAATCAAATcccaattaaaattaaatatttttcaaaaaaaaagtaataaaactCAATTGCCTTATAaataaatgataagaaaataATGATATAAAATGATAGAAAGAAATTCTTTCAAACTTattcaatataataaaaaagtaagatTTAAAACTTATCTGTGAAAATCTACAATAACACTTTTTGAGGTTGAATCCATGCGCAAACGAGCTAACAATAAATTGCAAACTAGCCAAATAATATGGtacaaaattatcaaaaaaaaaatgacacaaACTAGCCAAAAAAGGCACAAACTAATAAACATAAACTATAAACTATCCCCATATAAAACCAATCtagataataaataaatatatattatttttaaaagataggATAATTTATAGAAAAACCTTTAATAATATaaggaaaattttaaaaaaatgtgcaTAAAATATCCTAATATTTTATACCTAAACTAAtacaattcaaaattaaaaatatatgaccactttatcaaaaatccaaaaatacccctctcataacAATACCCCAACTCTCTCTCCTCCTCTATCTCTCTTGGTTCTCTCTCAACCGAACCCTTCACCGAATCAAAACCCCCCTCACCACCGCCTACAACGCCGACCCCTCACCACCGCCTACAACGTCGGCCCTCTCACAAATCAAAACCGACCACTTCTCACTGCCTACCGCCTACACCGCCGACCCCTTTCTCCACGACCACCGCAACCCACAGACCCAATGTCAAAGGTTAGTATTTTTGAatatgtgatttctgggttagaaAATGCATTTTCTAGGCAGGCCCGATGCAGGTCTGATGCCAGGTCCGATGCAAAAAATTGAATATGGGTTGAAGACAAAGGCCCGATGGTCAGTCCGATGGGGCCCGATGGCCAGCCCGATGGTCAGTCCGATGACTGACCATCAAACTGGCCATCGGGCCCCATCGGGCCCTATATCGGGCCTTTGTCTTCAACCcagatctaattttttttcatcatgATGCATCGGGCCTGCATCAGGTTTGCCTGTAGAAAATGTATTTTCTAACCCATAAATCACagattcaaatctaaccctaaatCTAATCCAAAATGCACATATCAGACCCTAAATCTATCAATTAACAATATTTTAACCCtaaatcaacaagaaaagtaTTCAAAAATACCATAGGAGGAAATctttgttggatattattttaccaggatcttagatctactcacaagtatgttgtttgacaccctaaatatgaactttctaaaacgataaaataaacacatataaagttaacaaaaccttacattgatgcagcggaattaatgtctccttccactcagatctctaacccttgtatcctttctgtagcagagtataatcaagatctgagctcgaatgtccttcttctttgagtttgatccttcacactcttccaatctatgattgagttactccttactgtgtgtgggcacttactctttcactagggtcacgaaatttatgaagagaaaagagagaagttGGTTTCGGCCTATAgaagaaaatagggaaggctcagtttttctgaagagagaaatttctgtcagaagatgttatgaaagcatgtaatttgattgtgttgggttttatgccctaaataaaactctttacaatctgattagttatcaatataagaaatttgaagtgattgatgtttgcatgaattttacatgttaatggtttaatatgtttaatatgtttattacattcatacacacaaaatcagttaaatccaaatcatatgtttattcacaattacagtatcgtcaacacagtggaatgtgattgtgatcatatgaatcaaaagttttggtccctgtttcatcagtgttattggatttacactgatgtgataatcagcgatgatgtgtacttacacttggagtaagtgttatgttctttccaggacattagtaaagtatactagtttcgaatgtatggagtatacattggactggaccgatattgcaactaagttaagatattacaaagttaccgttatacatatctttccaagtcaatatcagtagttgatcttaagattaaaagaatctaaatcctgatatgcttaggctcaactcaggagtactattcatgttctttgatttattagttaagcctacttttgggtcagggtgatacgtatattttgggaacatgatagtatgattgagtgggagtgctgaacataaatatggaatctatagcttctactggtgtatagaagttaagtgatgattccc
Encoded here:
- the LOC115711248 gene encoding uncharacterized protein LOC115711248 isoform X3, which encodes MGQLLLQNSLQELLFCGKFNRPKVHNYRPCWFVDGCVQSMRSFTCRSLHYSIQDILSSRLQYKVVPVRHISPVRLPEMESSERADIFLLDNLSEFKLEVANCPKFAEELSLGIDVFVNDSFSHSHKILASTVGVTRFCDVCVAGFQFEESLKQLRNVKGTKKREPYMAIIGGGNFLDKASALQFLASRCEALIFVGMMSIQIMHVLGLSVPLNLVEHGALKESLDVVQFAQSRNVQIVYPKDFLCKNVQLPNQLEIFPSHRVLDGWVPVDIGPVTLDEIKSLLTKCKKTMWIGPVKFHKSSCISGASKLAQILTQLSQNECDVTVVGNIACEALMKEPNPVSVCNMIYKASVVWEYLKGRKLPGVLALDRAYPFDTDWNSVFVDPSKPLVVDIGSGNGIFLLGMANRRKDLNFLGLEINEKLVRRCLDSINRLPMKNGYFIATNATSTFRSIVSSYPGELFLVSVQCPNPDFNNPEHRWRMVQRSLVEAIVELLVPNGKVFLQSDIEAVSLRMKEEFLKYGKGRLVVHEGGNAITSEGWLKENPFGIRSDWERHVLDRGDPMYRLMLSKLTNVEM
- the LOC115711248 gene encoding uncharacterized protein LOC115711248 isoform X6, coding for MGQLLLQNSLQELLFCGKFNRPKVHNYRPCWFVDGCVQSMRSFTCRSLHYSIQGSWKLANHFEDPITHNNVFDCSEGESDTLPYVQTLRKFPKQELLRKAVLVRFDSTILLQEEADHIAQSPSNALLTIRYLLEAGAKVILVSDWSVRNNLKLFDSESIADILSSRLQYKVVPVRHISPVRLPEMESSERADIFLLDNLSEFKLEVANCPKFAEELSLGIDVFVNDSFSHSHKILASTVGVTRFCDVCVAGFQFEESLKQLRNVKGTKKREPYMAIIGGGNFLDKASALQFLASRCEALIFVGMMSIQIMHVLGLSVPLNLVEHGALKESLDVVQFAQSRNVQIVYPKDFLCKNVQLPNQLEIFPSHRVLDGWVPVDIGPVTLDEIKSLLTKCKKTMWIGPVKFHKSSCISGASKLAQILTQLSQNECDVTVVGNIACEALMKEPNPVSVCNMIYKASVVWEYLKGRKLPGVLALDRAYPFDTDWNSVFVDPSKPLVVDIGSGNGIFLLGMANRRKDLNFLGLEINEKLVRRCLDSINRLPMKNGF
- the LOC115711248 gene encoding uncharacterized protein LOC115711248 isoform X1, giving the protein MGQLLLQNSLQELLFCGKFNRPKVHNYRPCWFVDGCVQSMRSFTCRSLHYSIQGSWKLANHFEDPITHNNVFDCSEGESDTLPYVQTLRKFPKQELLRKAVLVRFDSTILLQEEADHIAQSPSNALLTIRYLLEAGAKVILVSDWSVRNNLKLFDSESIADILSSRLQYKVVPVRHISPVRLPEMESSERADIFLLDNLSEFKLEVANCPKFAEELSLGIDVFVNDSFSHSHKILASTVGVTRFCDVCVAGFQFEESLKQLRNVKGTKKREPYMAIIGGGNFLDKASALQFLASRCEALIFVGMMSIQIMHVLGLSVPLNLVEHGALKESLDVVQFAQSRNVQIVYPKDFLCKNVQLPNQLEIFPSHRVLDGWVPVDIGPVTLDEIKSLLTKCKKTMWIGPVKFHKSSCISGASKLAQILTQLSQNECDVTVVGNIACEALMKEPNPVSVCNMIYKASVVWEYLKGRKLPGVLALDRAYPFDTDWNSVFVDPSKPLVVDIGSGNGIFLLGMANRRKDLNFLGLEINEKLVRRCLDSINRLPMKNGYFIATNATSTFRSIVSSYPGELFLVSVQCPNPDFNNPEHRWRMVQRSLVEAIVELLVPNGKVFLQSDIEAVSLRMKEEFLKYGKGRLVVHEGGNAITSEGWLKENPFGIRSDWERHVLDRGDPMYRLMLSKLTNVEM